The Streptomyces sp. NBC_01439 genome contains the following window.
TGACGGGCGGAGCGGGTGGGGACGTTCGGTGCTGTTGAGCGGGTGGTGCGGGGGGACCGCGGGTGGTCGGCGGGCGGCGCCGTCCGGATCAGGTGCGGTCGATGTGCACGCTGGTGGACTTCACGCGGGCGGTGGCCTGCATGCCGACCTCCAGCCCGAGCTCCTCGACGGCCTCACGGGTGAGTAGGGAGACCAGGCGGTGGGGACCTGCCTGGATCTCGACCTGGGCGGCCACGTCGCCGAGCTTGACGGCGGTGACGATGCCGGGAAAGGCATTGCGCGCCGAGGTGTACGGTTCCCCGTCCTCGAGGTGGGCGCCCTGGCCCACCTCGACGGAGAAGGCGGCCAGGTCGCGTCCGTCGATCAGGCGCCGGCCGCCTTCGTCGCGATGGGTCACGACCCGGCCGGCGTCGGCCCAGCGGCGGGCGGTGTCCGGGCTGACGCCCAGCAGACGCGCCGCCTGTCCGATGGTGTAGGACTGCATGGGCGACAACGTATGGGTACGTGTGGCGCATTTGCAATTCTCTTGGCCTGATCTCCATGGCAGATGCCATACTCCTTGGCGCATCTGCCAAAACTCGTTCCGTTCTGCCGGGCCCGGCTCGCTAGAGTCGGGGCATGGCTGATGAGGGAACGGGAACGGGCACGGTACGGGTCGACGCGTGGATCTGGTCCGTGCGCCTGACCAAGACCCGCTCGATCGCGGCGACCGCTTGCCGGGCGGGCCACGTGAAGGTCAACGGGGAGCGCGCCAAGCCGGCGCAGCCCGTGCGCGCGGGGGACGAGGTGCGCCTCTTCCACGCGGGGCGCGAGCGGATCGTCGTCGTCAAGCGGCCCGTGTCCAAGCGGGTCGGCGCCCCGATCGCCGCCGAATGCCTGATCGACAACAGCCCGCCGCCGCCCACGCCCGTGGAGGCCGCCGTGGTCGGCATCCGCGACCGGGGAGCCGGCCGTCCGACGAAGCGCGAGCGCCGCGAGATCGAAACCCTCCGCGGACGTCCGTAGGGCCGTCCCCGCAGGGGCCCGGTCGGCCTGCCCGCGGTGCCCGCCGGTTGGGCCCACCGGCCGGTCGGGCTCGTCCCACGGACGTGCCTTCGGTCGGTCGGGGCGTCGGCTCGGTCAGACCTTGCGGTACGTGTACGCGTCGGCGGCGGACGCCGCGACCGCCGCCAGCGGCGCTCCGGTGGACGCGGTCACCACCGCCGCCACTGCGCCCTCGACGAACGGTGCGTCCAACAGCAGGGAACCCGGCGGGAGTTCGTCCTCCATCAGGAGGGCCTTCACCGTCAGCACCGAGCTGCCCAGATCGGCCAGCAGGGCCACCCCGGCACCCCGGTCCACCTCGCGGGCGGCCGTGAGGATCCGCTCCGCGCTCGTGCCGAGCCCACCGACCGCCGTGCCGCCCGCCGCGGCCAACGGGGCCACGGGGCCGCCGGCCGCCAGCTCGCGGGCCAGCTCCGCCACCGCCTCCGCGACCCGCGCGCTGTGCGACACCAGCACGATGCCGACCAGGGCCGGGCCGGGTGCGGATCCGGGGCCGGAGCCGGAAGGGGAGTCGGGCGCCGCGTGCCCGCCCGTCACCGTGCGCCCGCCGGTTCCGCCACGTCCGCCAGCGTCCCCAGCAGCAGCGCCGATGAGGTCGCCCCGGGATCCTGGTGGCCGATGCTCCGCTCGCCCAGATAGCTGGCCCGCCCCTTGCGCGCCCGCATCGGAACCGTCGCCAGCGCCCCGTCCTGCGACGCGTTCCCGGCCGCCCGGTACGACGTGCCCAGTGCGGCCACTCCCGGCACCAGCGCGTCCAGCATCGTCTTGTCCCCGGGAGCCGCCCCGCCCAGCTGCGCCACCGCCGCGACCCCCTGCGACAGGGCCTCGCGCAGCTCCGCGTCGGACACCTCGGCCGACTCCCCGAGCGCCTTGCCCGTGCGCCGCAGCAAGGTTCCGTACAGCGGTCCCGACGCCCCGCCGACCGTCCCGA
Protein-coding sequences here:
- a CDS encoding TOBE domain-containing protein, which codes for MQSYTIGQAARLLGVSPDTARRWADAGRVVTHRDEGGRRLIDGRDLAAFSVEVGQGAHLEDGEPYTSARNAFPGIVTAVKLGDVAAQVEIQAGPHRLVSLLTREAVEELGLEVGMQATARVKSTSVHIDRT
- a CDS encoding RNA-binding S4 domain-containing protein, with the translated sequence MADEGTGTGTVRVDAWIWSVRLTKTRSIAATACRAGHVKVNGERAKPAQPVRAGDEVRLFHAGRERIVVVKRPVSKRVGAPIAAECLIDNSPPPPTPVEAAVVGIRDRGAGRPTKRERREIETLRGRP
- a CDS encoding PTS-dependent dihydroxyacetone kinase phosphotransferase subunit DhaM, whose product is MVGIVLVSHSARVAEAVAELARELAAGGPVAPLAAAGGTAVGGLGTSAERILTAAREVDRGAGVALLADLGSSVLTVKALLMEDELPPGSLLLDAPFVEGAVAAVVTASTGAPLAAVAASAADAYTYRKV
- the dhaL gene encoding dihydroxyacetone kinase subunit DhaL, whose amino-acid sequence is MRDAEFFRRWMVAAAAAVEREADRLTELDSPIGDADHGSNLLRGFTAVIAALETEPTAATPGAVLQLSGRTLIGTVGGASGPLYGTLLRRTGKALGESAEVSDAELREALSQGVAAVAQLGGAAPGDKTMLDALVPGVAALGTSYRAAGNASQDGALATVPMRARKGRASYLGERSIGHQDPGATSSALLLGTLADVAEPAGAR